One Festucalex cinctus isolate MCC-2025b chromosome 3, RoL_Fcin_1.0, whole genome shotgun sequence DNA window includes the following coding sequences:
- the mon2 gene encoding protein MON2 homolog isoform X2, with protein sequence MSTSSPEAVKKLLENMQTDLRSLSMECKKKFPPVKEAAESGIVKIKTIAARNTDILAALKENSSEVVQPFLMGCGTKEPKITQLCLAAIQRLMSHEVVSEAAAGNIINMLWQLMENGLEELKLLQTVLVLLTTNTVVHDEVLSKAIVLCFRLHFTKDNITNNTAAATVRQVVTVVFERMVAEDERFKGIVEQPPPVHGNTNRRSVTTLRPSAKDAYMLFQDLCQLVNADAPYWLVGMTEMTRTFGLELLESVLNDFPGVFLQHQEFSFLLKERVCPLVIKLFSPNIKFRQGSSSAASPAPVEKPYFPICMRLLRVVSVLIKHFYSLLVTECEIFLSLLVKFLDGEKPQWLRAVAVESVHRLCVQPHLLRSFCQSYDMKQHSTKVFRDIVNALGSFIQSLFIVPNVGNASAVSAPAGGSGSGPQGAPQGGPGPGGAGGTLTTQAAFEYRGMWIPLMTVSAQGSAKATYLEMLDKVEPPSIPEGYAMSVAFSALLDLVRGITTMIERELAVEEEAAAEYREAQPGLDWQPPPGAHLVWEEMVNACWCGLLAALSLLLDASTDETATENILKAELTMASLCGRLGLVTPRDAFITAICKASLPPHYALTLLSSNATNLSSKAYSIQGQNVQIISPSSESHQQVVAVGQPLSAQPQGTVVLTAKNIQCMRTLLNLAHCHGAVLGTSWQLVLATLQHLVWILGLKPSVGGALKPGRAVEGPSTVLTTAVMTDLPVISNILSRLFESSQYLDDVSLHHLINALCSLSLEAMEMAYGTNKEPSLFAVAKLLETGLVNMDRIEILWRPLTGHLLEVCQHPNSRMREWGAEALTALIKAGLDYKHEPPLGQNQRLQLLLLNPLKELSNVLHADIRQKQLESVLQILQSQGDSLGPGWPLVLGVIGAIRNDQGESLIRTAFQCLQLVVTDFLPTMPCTCLQIVVDVAGSFGLQNQELNISLTSIGLLWNISDYFFQRGDAITKELEREEEAQQKQAQEKGETLNRPFHPAPPFDCLWLCLYAKLGELCVDPRPAVRKSAGQTLFSTIAAHGTLLHQPTWHIVVWKVLFHLLNCVRTSSTTADKEKIESGGGNILIHHSRDTAEKQWAETWVLTLAGVARIFNTRRYLLQKLGDFFEAWEVLLTHIQSAALSKNNEVSLAALKSFQEILQIVTPVKDSDKAADAFAAMGVPPVLIDPLSAAGPGRPLVRSDSLVERLTCYNGAELQAPPPGEESALEDLALWWSAWNTWYRTGTDSTRPPSGQAEKFAFIPSQPFLTALIQIFPALYQHIKANFSMDDLKKLGVILHGAVSVPISSDASPFILPSYTEAVLTSLQEAVLIALDVLQKAICVGPENLQVMYPAIFEQLLLFVEFSCKPPQYGRMETKHVANAKYNQAEWVALNYVPFAERSLEVLVELYHKTACHKAVISEKVLQSIIKTLRMPLGLKYACPSESTWKLAVSSLLKVLSIGLPVARQHSSSGKFDTMWPELANAFEDFLFTKSSPPDNLSIQEFQKNEAIDVEVVQLISTEILPFANFIPKDFVGQIMAMLNKGSIHSQSSSFTEAEIDVRMREEFSKVCFETLLQFSFSNKASTPQEGFISRMALSVLLKRSQDVLQRYVEDERLSGRCPLPRQQVTEIIFVLKAISTLMDSLKKTQPENVDDNTWAQVIALYPTLVECITCSSSEVSSALKEALGPFKDFMQPPISRVHNGDS encoded by the exons GCGGCCGAGTCTGGCATTGTGAAGATTAAGACAATTGCAGCAAGGAATACCGACATACTGGCTG CTCTCAAAGAGAATAGCTCCGAAGTCGTGCAGCCTTTCCTGATGGGCTGCGGCACCAAAGAGCCCAAAATCACTCAACTGTGTCTGGCTGCCATCCAGAGGCTCATGTCCCACGAGGTGGTCTCTGAG GCGGCGGCGGGCAACATCATCAACATGCTGTGGCAGCTGATGGAGAACGGTTTGGAGGAGCTGAAGCTTCTGCAGACGGTGCTGGTACTGCTGACCACCAACACGGTGGTCCACGACGAAGTACTTTCCAAG GCCATCGTGCTGTGTTTCCGCCTGCACTTCACCAAGGACAACATCACAAACAACACGGCGGCCGCCACCGTCCGGCAGGTGGTCACCGTGGTCTTCGAGAGGATGGTGGCCGAGGACGAGCGTTTCAAAG GTATCGTGGAGCAGCCGCCTCCTGTCCATGGCAATACCAACAGGCGGTCTGTCACCACCCTGAGGCCCAGTGCTAAAGACGCATACATGCTCTTCCAG GACCTGTGCCAGCTGGTGAATGCAGACGCCCCCTACTGGTTGGTGGGGATGACGGAGATGACGCGGACGTTTGGCCTGGAGCTGCTGGAGTCTGTCCTCAACGATTTCCCCGGCGTTTTCCTACAG CACCAGGAGTTCAGCTTCTTGTTGAAGGAGCGCGTGTGTCCGCTGGTCATCAAGCTCTTCTCCCCCAACATCAAGTTCCGGCAGGGGAGCAGCAGCGCCGCCTCGCCGGCCCCCGTGGAGAAGCCCTACTTCCCCATCTGCATGCGGCTGCTGCGCGTGGTCTCGGTGCTCATCAAGCACTTCTACAGTCTGCTG GTAACAGAGTGTGAGATCTTCCTGTCTCTGCTGGTGAAGTTTCTGGACGGGGAAAAGCCTCAGTGGCTCCGAGCCGTGGCTGTGGAGTCGGTACATAGGCTGTGCGTGCAGCCACATTTATTACG TTCATTCTGCCAATCATATGACATGAAGCAGCACTCCACCAAGGTGTTCCGAGACATCGTCAATGCCCTGGGCTCCTTTATCCAGTCCCTCTTCATCGTTCCTAATGTGGGCAATGCTTCAGCTGTCAGCGCACCAGCTG GTGGCTCGGGATCAGGGCCCCAGGGTGCGCCACAGGGCGGTCCAGGCCCAGGAGGCGCCGGCGGAACCCTGACGACCCAGGCTGCTTTTGAATACCGCGGCATGTGGATCCCCCTGATGACTGTCAGCGCCCAGGGCAGTGCCAAAGCCACTTA CCTGGAAATGCTGGACAAAGTGGAGCCGCCGTCCATCCCCGAGGGTTACGCCATGTCGGTGGCCTTCAGCGCCCTGCTCGACCTGGTCCGAGGCATCACCACCATGATTGAAAGGGAGCTGGccgtggaggaggaggcggcggctgaGTACAGGGAGGCTCAGCCCGGCCTCGACTGGCAGCCACCACCTG GAGCTCATCTGGTTTGGGAGGAGATGGTCAATGCCTGCTGGTGTGGTCTACTCGCCGCCTTGTCTCTGTTACTTGATGCCAG cACTGACGAGACGGCCACCGAGAACATCCTGAAGGCCGAGCTGACCATGGCCTCGCTCTGCGGCCGCTTGGGCCTGGTGACGCCGCGCGACGCCTTCATCACGGCCATCTGCAAGGCTTCTCTACCGCCGCACTACGCCCTGACCCTTCTCAGCAGCAACGCCACTAACTTGTCCAGCAAAG CCTACTCAATTCAGGGCCAGAACGTGCAGATCATCAGCCCCTCGAGCGAGTCTCATCAGCAGGTCGTGGCCGTCGGGCAACCACTCAGCGCCCAGCCCCAAGGAACTGTCGTG CTGACGGCCAAGAACATTCAGTGCATGCGCACCCTGTTGAACCTGGCCCACTGCCACGGCGCCGTGCTTGGCACCTCCTGGCAGCTGGTTCTGGCCACACTGCAG CACTTAGTGTGGATCCTTGGACTGAAGCCGAGCGTGGGTGGCGCCCTCAAACCCGGCCGAGCCGTGGAGGGACCCAGTACG GTGCTGACCACGGCTGTGATGACAGACTTGCCGGTCATTTCTAACATTCTCTCCAGGCTTTTCGAAAGCTCCCA GTACCTGGATGATGTTTCCCTTCATCACCTGATCAACGCTTTATGTTCTCTTTCGTTGGAAGCTATGGAAATGGCCTACGGGACTAACAAG GAGCCGTCCCTGTTCGCCGTGGCCAAGCTGCTGGAGACGGGTCTGGTGAACATGGATCGGATCGAGATTCTGTGGAGGCCTTTGACAGGACACTTGCTAGAG GTCTGCCAGCACCCGAACTCCAGGATGAGAGAGTGGGGCGCCGAGGCGTTGACGGCCCTCATCAAAGCCGGCCTGGACTACAAGCACGAGCCGCCGCTCGGCCAGAATCAG CGACTGCAGCTTCTGCTGCTAAACCCCCTGAAGGAGTTGTCCAACGTGCTGCACGCAGACATCCGACAGAAGCAGCTGGAAAGCGTCCTGCAAATCCTCCAGAGCCAGGGGGACAGTCTGGGCCCCGGCTGGCCCCTCGTCTTGGGCGTCATTGGAGCTATCCGCAATGATCAAGG TGAGTCGTTGATCCGAACAGCCTTCCAGTGCCTGCAGTTGGTGGTGACCGACTTCCTACCCACCATGCCTTGCACGTGCCTCCAGATTGTAGTGGATGTAGCCGGAAGTTTCGGCCTACAGAACCAGGAACTCAATATTAGTCTCACTTCAATCGGCCTACTG TGGAACATTTCAGATTACTTCTTCCAAAGGGGCGATGCCATCACAAAGGAGTTGGAGAGGGAAGAGGAGGCCCAGCAGAAGCAGGCCCAGGAGAAAGGAGAGACCCTGAACAGGCCCTTCCATCCCGCTCCTCCCTTCGACTGCCTGTGGCTGTGCCTGTATGCCAAGTTGGGCGAGCTGTGCGTGGATCCAAGGCCCGCTGTGCGTAAAAGTGCCGGCCAGACGTTGTTTTCCACCATCGCCGCGCATGGGACCTTGCTGCATCAGCCAACGTGGCATATTGTGGTCTGGAAG GTGTTGTTTCACTTGCTGAACTGCGTCAGGACGTCGTCCACCACGGCGGACAAGGAGAAGATCGAGTCCGGCGGCGGGAACATCCTCATTCACCACTCGCGTGACACTGCCGAGAAACAGTGGGCCGAGACTTGGGTGCTGACTTTGGCTGGCGTTGCCCGCATTTTCAACACCCGGCGCTACCTCCTCCAAAAGTTAG GTGACTTCTTCGAGGCCTGGGAGGTTCTCCTCACCCACATCCAGTCAGCCGCGCTCAGCAAAAACAATGAAGTGTCCCTGGCCGCCCTCAAGAGCTTTCAAGAGATCCTGCAGATCGTCACGCCGGTGAAAGACTCGGACAAAGCGGCCGACGCGTTCGCCGCCATGGGGGTCCCGCCGGTCCTCATCGATCCCCTCTCGGCGGCCGGTCCCGGCAGACCGCTGGTGCGTTCCGATTCGCTCGTGGAGCGGCTGACGTGCTACAACGGCGCCGAGCTGCAGGCCCCTCCGCCGGGGGAGGAGTCGGCCTTGGAGGACCTCGCGCTGTGGTGGTCGGCGTGGAACACGTGGTACCGCACGGGGACGGACAGCACCCGGCCGCCTAGTGGCCAGGCGGAGAAGTTCGCCTTCATCCCCAGCCAGCCTTTCCTCACGGCGCTCATCCAAATATTCCCGGCGCTGTACCAGCACATCAAGGCCAACTTCAGCATGGACGACCTGAAGAAGCTGGGGGTCATCCTCCACGGCGCCGTGTCGGTGCCCATCAGCAGCGACGCCTCCCCCTTCATCCTGCCCTCCTACACCGAGGCCGTGCTCACCAGCCTGCAGGAAGCTGTGCTCATTGCTCTGGATGTTTTGCAGaag GCCATCTGTGTGGGCCCAGAGAACCTGCAGGTCATGTACCCGGCCATCTTTGAACAGCTGCTACTCTTCGTGGAGTTCTCCTGCAAGCCGCCGCAGTATGGCAGGATGGAAACCAAACACGTGGCCAATGCCAAATACAACCAG GCGGAGTGGGTTGCCTTAAACTACGTGCCCTTTGCTGAGCGCTCCCTGGAAGTGCTGGTGGAGCTGTACCATAAAACGGCATGCCACAAGGCCGTCATCAGCGAGAAGGTCCTGCAGAGCATCATTAAG ACGCTGCGAATGCCTCTCGGTTTGAAGTACGCGTGTCCATCGGAGAGCACTTGGAAGCTGGCCGTCTCCTCCTTGCTGAAGGTTCTGTCCATCGGGCTACCGGTGGCCCGCCAGCACTCCTCCTCGGGGAAGTTTGACACCATGTGGCCCGAGCTGGCCAACGCCTTTGAAGACTTTCTTTTTACCAAAAG CTCGCCTCCGGATAACTTGTCCATTCAGGAATTTCAGAAGAACGAAGCCATTGATGTGGAG GTGGTCCAGCTGATCAGCACGGAGATTTTACCGTTTGCCAATTTCATCCCCAAAGACTTTGTGGGTCAGATCATGGCGATGCTCAACAAAGGCTCCATCCACTCGCAGTCGTCTTCGTTCACAG AAGCCGAGATCGACGTGCGCATGAGGGAGGAGTTCTCCAAGGTGTGCTTCGAGACGCTGCTGCAGTTTTCCTTCAGTAACAAGGCGTCCACGCCGCAGGAGGGCTTCATCTCGCGCATGGCGCTCTCCGTGCTCCTCAAACGCTCCCAGGACGTCCTGCAGCGCTACGTCGAGGACGAGCGCCTGAGCGGACGTTGCCCCCTGCCCAG GCAACAAGTGACGGAGATCATCTTTGTCCTGAAGGCCATCAGTACTTTGATGGACTCGCTGAAGAAGACCCAGCCCGAAAACG TTGACGACAACACGTGGGCTCAGGTGATCGCCTTGTACCCCACTCTGGTGGAGTGCATCACATGCTCGTCCTCCGAGGTGAGCTCGGCCCTCAAGGAGGCCCTGGGGCCCTTTAAGGACTTCATGCAGCCCCCCATTTCCAGAGTCCACAATGGAGactcctga
- the mon2 gene encoding protein MON2 homolog isoform X1 translates to MSTSSPEAVKKLLENMQTDLRSLSMECKKKFPPVKEAAESGIVKIKTIAARNTDILAALKENSSEVVQPFLMGCGTKEPKITQLCLAAIQRLMSHEVVSEAAAGNIINMLWQLMENGLEELKLLQTVLVLLTTNTVVHDEVLSKAIVLCFRLHFTKDNITNNTAAATVRQVVTVVFERMVAEDERFKGIVEQPPPVHGNTNRRSVTTLRPSAKDAYMLFQDLCQLVNADAPYWLVGMTEMTRTFGLELLESVLNDFPGVFLQHQEFSFLLKERVCPLVIKLFSPNIKFRQGSSSAASPAPVEKPYFPICMRLLRVVSVLIKHFYSLLVTECEIFLSLLVKFLDGEKPQWLRAVAVESVHRLCVQPHLLRSFCQSYDMKQHSTKVFRDIVNALGSFIQSLFIVPNVGNASAVSAPAGGSGSGPQGAPQGGPGPGGAGGTLTTQAAFEYRGMWIPLMTVSAQGSAKATYLEMLDKVEPPSIPEGYAMSVAFSALLDLVRGITTMIERELAVEEEAAAEYREAQPGLDWQPPPGAHLVWEEMVNACWCGLLAALSLLLDASTDETATENILKAELTMASLCGRLGLVTPRDAFITAICKASLPPHYALTLLSSNATNLSSKAYSIQGQNVQIISPSSESHQQVVAVGQPLSAQPQGTVVLTAKNIQCMRTLLNLAHCHGAVLGTSWQLVLATLQHLVWILGLKPSVGGALKPGRAVEGPSTVLTTAVMTDLPVISNILSRLFESSQYLDDVSLHHLINALCSLSLEAMEMAYGTNKEPSLFAVAKLLETGLVNMDRIEILWRPLTGHLLEVCQHPNSRMREWGAEALTALIKAGLDYKHEPPLGQNQRLQLLLLNPLKELSNVLHADIRQKQLESVLQILQSQGDSLGPGWPLVLGVIGAIRNDQGESLIRTAFQCLQLVVTDFLPTMPCTCLQIVVDVAGSFGLQNQELNISLTSIGLLWNISDYFFQRGDAITKELEREEEAQQKQAQEKGETLNRPFHPAPPFDCLWLCLYAKLGELCVDPRPAVRKSAGQTLFSTIAAHGTLLHQPTWHIVVWKVLFHLLNCVRTSSTTADKEKIESGGGNILIHHSRDTAEKQWAETWVLTLAGVARIFNTRRYLLQKLGDFFEAWEVLLTHIQSAALSKNNEVSLAALKSFQEILQIVTPVKDSDKAADAFAAMGVPPVLIDPLSAAGPGRPLVRSDSLVERLTCYNGAELQAPPPGEESALEDLALWWSAWNTWYRTGTDSTRPPSGQAEKFAFIPSQPFLTALIQIFPALYQHIKANFSMDDLKKLGVILHGAVSVPISSDASPFILPSYTEAVLTSLQEAVLIALDVLQKAICVGPENLQVMYPAIFEQLLLFVEFSCKPPQYGRMETKHVANAKYNQIQLFAPAEWVALNYVPFAERSLEVLVELYHKTACHKAVISEKVLQSIIKTLRMPLGLKYACPSESTWKLAVSSLLKVLSIGLPVARQHSSSGKFDTMWPELANAFEDFLFTKSSPPDNLSIQEFQKNEAIDVEVVQLISTEILPFANFIPKDFVGQIMAMLNKGSIHSQSSSFTEAEIDVRMREEFSKVCFETLLQFSFSNKASTPQEGFISRMALSVLLKRSQDVLQRYVEDERLSGRCPLPRQQVTEIIFVLKAISTLMDSLKKTQPENVDDNTWAQVIALYPTLVECITCSSSEVSSALKEALGPFKDFMQPPISRVHNGDS, encoded by the exons GCGGCCGAGTCTGGCATTGTGAAGATTAAGACAATTGCAGCAAGGAATACCGACATACTGGCTG CTCTCAAAGAGAATAGCTCCGAAGTCGTGCAGCCTTTCCTGATGGGCTGCGGCACCAAAGAGCCCAAAATCACTCAACTGTGTCTGGCTGCCATCCAGAGGCTCATGTCCCACGAGGTGGTCTCTGAG GCGGCGGCGGGCAACATCATCAACATGCTGTGGCAGCTGATGGAGAACGGTTTGGAGGAGCTGAAGCTTCTGCAGACGGTGCTGGTACTGCTGACCACCAACACGGTGGTCCACGACGAAGTACTTTCCAAG GCCATCGTGCTGTGTTTCCGCCTGCACTTCACCAAGGACAACATCACAAACAACACGGCGGCCGCCACCGTCCGGCAGGTGGTCACCGTGGTCTTCGAGAGGATGGTGGCCGAGGACGAGCGTTTCAAAG GTATCGTGGAGCAGCCGCCTCCTGTCCATGGCAATACCAACAGGCGGTCTGTCACCACCCTGAGGCCCAGTGCTAAAGACGCATACATGCTCTTCCAG GACCTGTGCCAGCTGGTGAATGCAGACGCCCCCTACTGGTTGGTGGGGATGACGGAGATGACGCGGACGTTTGGCCTGGAGCTGCTGGAGTCTGTCCTCAACGATTTCCCCGGCGTTTTCCTACAG CACCAGGAGTTCAGCTTCTTGTTGAAGGAGCGCGTGTGTCCGCTGGTCATCAAGCTCTTCTCCCCCAACATCAAGTTCCGGCAGGGGAGCAGCAGCGCCGCCTCGCCGGCCCCCGTGGAGAAGCCCTACTTCCCCATCTGCATGCGGCTGCTGCGCGTGGTCTCGGTGCTCATCAAGCACTTCTACAGTCTGCTG GTAACAGAGTGTGAGATCTTCCTGTCTCTGCTGGTGAAGTTTCTGGACGGGGAAAAGCCTCAGTGGCTCCGAGCCGTGGCTGTGGAGTCGGTACATAGGCTGTGCGTGCAGCCACATTTATTACG TTCATTCTGCCAATCATATGACATGAAGCAGCACTCCACCAAGGTGTTCCGAGACATCGTCAATGCCCTGGGCTCCTTTATCCAGTCCCTCTTCATCGTTCCTAATGTGGGCAATGCTTCAGCTGTCAGCGCACCAGCTG GTGGCTCGGGATCAGGGCCCCAGGGTGCGCCACAGGGCGGTCCAGGCCCAGGAGGCGCCGGCGGAACCCTGACGACCCAGGCTGCTTTTGAATACCGCGGCATGTGGATCCCCCTGATGACTGTCAGCGCCCAGGGCAGTGCCAAAGCCACTTA CCTGGAAATGCTGGACAAAGTGGAGCCGCCGTCCATCCCCGAGGGTTACGCCATGTCGGTGGCCTTCAGCGCCCTGCTCGACCTGGTCCGAGGCATCACCACCATGATTGAAAGGGAGCTGGccgtggaggaggaggcggcggctgaGTACAGGGAGGCTCAGCCCGGCCTCGACTGGCAGCCACCACCTG GAGCTCATCTGGTTTGGGAGGAGATGGTCAATGCCTGCTGGTGTGGTCTACTCGCCGCCTTGTCTCTGTTACTTGATGCCAG cACTGACGAGACGGCCACCGAGAACATCCTGAAGGCCGAGCTGACCATGGCCTCGCTCTGCGGCCGCTTGGGCCTGGTGACGCCGCGCGACGCCTTCATCACGGCCATCTGCAAGGCTTCTCTACCGCCGCACTACGCCCTGACCCTTCTCAGCAGCAACGCCACTAACTTGTCCAGCAAAG CCTACTCAATTCAGGGCCAGAACGTGCAGATCATCAGCCCCTCGAGCGAGTCTCATCAGCAGGTCGTGGCCGTCGGGCAACCACTCAGCGCCCAGCCCCAAGGAACTGTCGTG CTGACGGCCAAGAACATTCAGTGCATGCGCACCCTGTTGAACCTGGCCCACTGCCACGGCGCCGTGCTTGGCACCTCCTGGCAGCTGGTTCTGGCCACACTGCAG CACTTAGTGTGGATCCTTGGACTGAAGCCGAGCGTGGGTGGCGCCCTCAAACCCGGCCGAGCCGTGGAGGGACCCAGTACG GTGCTGACCACGGCTGTGATGACAGACTTGCCGGTCATTTCTAACATTCTCTCCAGGCTTTTCGAAAGCTCCCA GTACCTGGATGATGTTTCCCTTCATCACCTGATCAACGCTTTATGTTCTCTTTCGTTGGAAGCTATGGAAATGGCCTACGGGACTAACAAG GAGCCGTCCCTGTTCGCCGTGGCCAAGCTGCTGGAGACGGGTCTGGTGAACATGGATCGGATCGAGATTCTGTGGAGGCCTTTGACAGGACACTTGCTAGAG GTCTGCCAGCACCCGAACTCCAGGATGAGAGAGTGGGGCGCCGAGGCGTTGACGGCCCTCATCAAAGCCGGCCTGGACTACAAGCACGAGCCGCCGCTCGGCCAGAATCAG CGACTGCAGCTTCTGCTGCTAAACCCCCTGAAGGAGTTGTCCAACGTGCTGCACGCAGACATCCGACAGAAGCAGCTGGAAAGCGTCCTGCAAATCCTCCAGAGCCAGGGGGACAGTCTGGGCCCCGGCTGGCCCCTCGTCTTGGGCGTCATTGGAGCTATCCGCAATGATCAAGG TGAGTCGTTGATCCGAACAGCCTTCCAGTGCCTGCAGTTGGTGGTGACCGACTTCCTACCCACCATGCCTTGCACGTGCCTCCAGATTGTAGTGGATGTAGCCGGAAGTTTCGGCCTACAGAACCAGGAACTCAATATTAGTCTCACTTCAATCGGCCTACTG TGGAACATTTCAGATTACTTCTTCCAAAGGGGCGATGCCATCACAAAGGAGTTGGAGAGGGAAGAGGAGGCCCAGCAGAAGCAGGCCCAGGAGAAAGGAGAGACCCTGAACAGGCCCTTCCATCCCGCTCCTCCCTTCGACTGCCTGTGGCTGTGCCTGTATGCCAAGTTGGGCGAGCTGTGCGTGGATCCAAGGCCCGCTGTGCGTAAAAGTGCCGGCCAGACGTTGTTTTCCACCATCGCCGCGCATGGGACCTTGCTGCATCAGCCAACGTGGCATATTGTGGTCTGGAAG GTGTTGTTTCACTTGCTGAACTGCGTCAGGACGTCGTCCACCACGGCGGACAAGGAGAAGATCGAGTCCGGCGGCGGGAACATCCTCATTCACCACTCGCGTGACACTGCCGAGAAACAGTGGGCCGAGACTTGGGTGCTGACTTTGGCTGGCGTTGCCCGCATTTTCAACACCCGGCGCTACCTCCTCCAAAAGTTAG GTGACTTCTTCGAGGCCTGGGAGGTTCTCCTCACCCACATCCAGTCAGCCGCGCTCAGCAAAAACAATGAAGTGTCCCTGGCCGCCCTCAAGAGCTTTCAAGAGATCCTGCAGATCGTCACGCCGGTGAAAGACTCGGACAAAGCGGCCGACGCGTTCGCCGCCATGGGGGTCCCGCCGGTCCTCATCGATCCCCTCTCGGCGGCCGGTCCCGGCAGACCGCTGGTGCGTTCCGATTCGCTCGTGGAGCGGCTGACGTGCTACAACGGCGCCGAGCTGCAGGCCCCTCCGCCGGGGGAGGAGTCGGCCTTGGAGGACCTCGCGCTGTGGTGGTCGGCGTGGAACACGTGGTACCGCACGGGGACGGACAGCACCCGGCCGCCTAGTGGCCAGGCGGAGAAGTTCGCCTTCATCCCCAGCCAGCCTTTCCTCACGGCGCTCATCCAAATATTCCCGGCGCTGTACCAGCACATCAAGGCCAACTTCAGCATGGACGACCTGAAGAAGCTGGGGGTCATCCTCCACGGCGCCGTGTCGGTGCCCATCAGCAGCGACGCCTCCCCCTTCATCCTGCCCTCCTACACCGAGGCCGTGCTCACCAGCCTGCAGGAAGCTGTGCTCATTGCTCTGGATGTTTTGCAGaag GCCATCTGTGTGGGCCCAGAGAACCTGCAGGTCATGTACCCGGCCATCTTTGAACAGCTGCTACTCTTCGTGGAGTTCTCCTGCAAGCCGCCGCAGTATGGCAGGATGGAAACCAAACACGTGGCCAATGCCAAATACAACCAG ATCCAGCTCTTTGCGCCG GCGGAGTGGGTTGCCTTAAACTACGTGCCCTTTGCTGAGCGCTCCCTGGAAGTGCTGGTGGAGCTGTACCATAAAACGGCATGCCACAAGGCCGTCATCAGCGAGAAGGTCCTGCAGAGCATCATTAAG ACGCTGCGAATGCCTCTCGGTTTGAAGTACGCGTGTCCATCGGAGAGCACTTGGAAGCTGGCCGTCTCCTCCTTGCTGAAGGTTCTGTCCATCGGGCTACCGGTGGCCCGCCAGCACTCCTCCTCGGGGAAGTTTGACACCATGTGGCCCGAGCTGGCCAACGCCTTTGAAGACTTTCTTTTTACCAAAAG CTCGCCTCCGGATAACTTGTCCATTCAGGAATTTCAGAAGAACGAAGCCATTGATGTGGAG GTGGTCCAGCTGATCAGCACGGAGATTTTACCGTTTGCCAATTTCATCCCCAAAGACTTTGTGGGTCAGATCATGGCGATGCTCAACAAAGGCTCCATCCACTCGCAGTCGTCTTCGTTCACAG AAGCCGAGATCGACGTGCGCATGAGGGAGGAGTTCTCCAAGGTGTGCTTCGAGACGCTGCTGCAGTTTTCCTTCAGTAACAAGGCGTCCACGCCGCAGGAGGGCTTCATCTCGCGCATGGCGCTCTCCGTGCTCCTCAAACGCTCCCAGGACGTCCTGCAGCGCTACGTCGAGGACGAGCGCCTGAGCGGACGTTGCCCCCTGCCCAG GCAACAAGTGACGGAGATCATCTTTGTCCTGAAGGCCATCAGTACTTTGATGGACTCGCTGAAGAAGACCCAGCCCGAAAACG TTGACGACAACACGTGGGCTCAGGTGATCGCCTTGTACCCCACTCTGGTGGAGTGCATCACATGCTCGTCCTCCGAGGTGAGCTCGGCCCTCAAGGAGGCCCTGGGGCCCTTTAAGGACTTCATGCAGCCCCCCATTTCCAGAGTCCACAATGGAGactcctga